Proteins encoded by one window of Porphyrobacter sp. YT40:
- a CDS encoding S41 family peptidase: MKPLFLGAASLLALAALPATAEEGFYQHPAASGDVLVFASEGDLWRSARGGGSAIRLTNHEGEESEPHISPDGTLIAFTASYDSDRDVYVMPVAGGRPQRVTFEGGFVRTIGWTPDGRVVFSSAITGGGQGEVLHTVDPAGGAAQPVPLWRANDATWGADGRTLFVTRRGLYARARDNAVLYRGGGMEQLWRWDGGAEAEAVQLLADFGAPIRMPMAHGGRIWFVSDKSGKDAVWSVAEDGSDVRRMSDELPFPVLQAYQDGGEIFLQNGADLHVFSADTGELRTLGIDLVTDREQTRVRALEDPLRWFESARIAPSGEGVAVTARGRTTLAAPGQLRRVELPVPLAARARQAVPMPDGKRVMMILDSGDRGDIVAMPADGTGTPTPITKGYDAHIWSFAIAPDGKTIVLWDKEARLQKVDVATGRVTLLARNATGSDDAFFDLAFAPDSSHIAYAEAGTTNGGNTADIILQNLATGQRVQATSGKYNSYAPAFAHDGAWLYFLSDRNFTPSPGAPWGDRNMGPAFRERGEAYALQLDPKSGFRMREDNELTRTAEPEAATEASETAAPEDSADKASKGKDKGTKADKAKANIVLDGVAERLYKLPVKPGVEGFLLATEKFLYTRRGDDLVSVAIDKKDPREEVFAPGARGMELSADRETALILGGPNDKPQLWLVPAAAKQPDKPGPHQVRLGDWRLTIDPRAEWRQMFVDAWRLHRDFLYDPALRGVDWNAVRAAREPFLDRIGSRAELDVVLGEMASQIGILHSQVRGGEVRSDRENPAMAFLGATVTPVESGLRIDSILRAEADLVDLRPPLRRPGVDVREGDVIRMVDGRAVASHADLQNALAAKAGQQVRLDLTRAGRRLSAIVEPMTLDGNYVANYRDWVEAKRAATAQLSGGQIGYLHLRAMGPNDLASFARDYFPLLEKPGLIIDVRGNSGGNIDSFIVAMLLRRAWAFWSEPDGSGIATTNMQNAYRGHVAVLIDERTYSDGETFAAAIKALGIAPLVGTRTAGAGIWLSDRNSLADRGMVRAAENAQYAIDGRWIVEGRGVSPDREVENLPHATFEGSDAQLEAAVGLLTETIAREPVPALVPQPLPRLGTPGGDVTRPRS, encoded by the coding sequence ATGAAGCCATTGTTCCTCGGTGCCGCCAGCCTGCTTGCCCTTGCCGCACTGCCAGCGACCGCCGAGGAGGGGTTCTACCAGCACCCCGCGGCCAGCGGCGATGTGCTGGTCTTCGCCAGCGAGGGCGATTTGTGGCGCAGCGCCCGCGGTGGGGGGAGCGCGATCCGGCTCACCAATCACGAGGGCGAGGAAAGCGAGCCGCACATCTCGCCCGATGGCACCCTGATCGCCTTTACCGCCAGCTATGACAGCGACCGTGATGTCTATGTTATGCCGGTCGCAGGCGGCAGGCCGCAGCGGGTGACCTTCGAGGGCGGCTTTGTCCGCACCATCGGCTGGACGCCTGATGGCCGGGTGGTCTTTTCCTCCGCGATCACGGGCGGCGGGCAGGGCGAAGTGCTTCACACCGTCGATCCGGCAGGCGGCGCGGCGCAGCCCGTGCCGCTGTGGCGCGCCAATGATGCGACCTGGGGCGCGGACGGACGCACGCTGTTCGTCACCCGGCGTGGTCTCTATGCCCGGGCGCGTGACAACGCTGTCCTCTATCGCGGCGGCGGGATGGAGCAGCTGTGGCGCTGGGATGGCGGCGCCGAGGCCGAAGCGGTGCAACTCCTCGCCGATTTCGGTGCGCCGATCCGCATGCCGATGGCGCATGGCGGGCGCATCTGGTTTGTCTCGGACAAGAGCGGCAAGGACGCGGTCTGGTCGGTCGCCGAGGACGGCAGCGATGTGCGCCGGATGTCGGACGAACTGCCTTTCCCGGTGCTGCAGGCCTATCAGGACGGGGGCGAGATATTCCTTCAGAACGGCGCCGATCTGCACGTGTTCAGCGCGGACACGGGCGAATTGCGCACGCTCGGCATCGATCTAGTGACCGACCGCGAACAGACCCGGGTGCGCGCGCTGGAAGACCCGCTGCGCTGGTTCGAGAGCGCGCGGATCGCGCCTTCGGGCGAGGGCGTGGCGGTGACCGCGCGCGGGCGCACGACGCTCGCCGCGCCGGGCCAGCTGCGGCGGGTGGAGCTGCCCGTGCCGCTCGCGGCCCGCGCGCGGCAGGCGGTGCCGATGCCCGATGGCAAGCGGGTGATGATGATCCTCGATTCCGGCGATCGCGGCGATATCGTCGCCATGCCCGCCGATGGCACCGGCACGCCGACGCCGATCACGAAGGGCTATGACGCGCATATCTGGTCCTTCGCCATCGCCCCCGACGGCAAGACCATCGTGCTGTGGGACAAGGAGGCGCGGCTGCAGAAGGTCGATGTCGCCACCGGCCGAGTGACGCTGCTGGCGCGCAACGCGACTGGGAGCGACGATGCCTTCTTCGACCTCGCCTTCGCGCCCGATTCCAGCCACATCGCCTATGCCGAGGCGGGAACGACCAATGGCGGCAACACCGCCGACATCATCCTCCAGAACCTCGCGACCGGGCAGCGGGTGCAGGCGACCTCGGGCAAGTACAACAGCTATGCCCCGGCCTTCGCGCATGACGGGGCGTGGCTCTATTTCCTCTCGGACCGCAACTTCACCCCTTCGCCCGGCGCGCCGTGGGGCGATCGCAACATGGGCCCCGCCTTCCGCGAACGCGGGGAGGCCTATGCGCTCCAGCTCGATCCCAAGTCCGGTTTCCGGATGCGCGAGGACAACGAGCTGACCCGCACCGCCGAGCCCGAAGCCGCAACCGAAGCGAGCGAGACTGCCGCGCCGGAAGACAGCGCGGACAAGGCAAGCAAGGGCAAGGACAAGGGGACGAAGGCCGACAAGGCCAAGGCCAATATCGTGCTCGATGGGGTGGCCGAGCGGCTCTACAAACTGCCGGTCAAGCCGGGGGTCGAGGGCTTCCTGCTGGCCACCGAAAAGTTCCTCTACACCCGGCGCGGCGACGATCTGGTCTCGGTCGCGATCGACAAGAAAGACCCGCGCGAGGAGGTCTTCGCCCCCGGTGCGCGGGGCATGGAACTGTCCGCCGACCGCGAGACGGCGCTGATCCTTGGTGGGCCGAACGACAAGCCGCAGCTGTGGCTGGTTCCTGCAGCGGCCAAGCAGCCCGACAAGCCGGGCCCGCATCAGGTGCGGCTGGGCGACTGGCGGCTGACCATCGATCCGCGCGCCGAATGGCGGCAGATGTTCGTCGACGCGTGGCGGCTGCACCGCGATTTTCTCTACGATCCGGCGCTGCGCGGGGTCGACTGGAACGCGGTGCGCGCCGCGCGCGAGCCGTTTCTCGACCGCATCGGCAGCCGCGCCGAGCTTGATGTCGTGCTGGGCGAGATGGCCTCGCAGATCGGGATCCTCCACAGCCAGGTGCGCGGCGGCGAGGTGCGCAGTGACCGCGAGAACCCGGCGATGGCCTTCCTCGGTGCGACGGTCACGCCGGTCGAAAGCGGGCTCAGGATCGACAGCATCCTGCGCGCCGAGGCCGATCTGGTCGATCTGCGTCCGCCGTTGCGCCGCCCCGGTGTGGACGTGCGCGAAGGCGATGTGATCCGCATGGTCGATGGCCGCGCGGTCGCCAGCCATGCCGATCTCCAGAACGCGCTCGCCGCCAAGGCCGGGCAGCAGGTGCGGCTCGATCTGACGCGGGCGGGACGCAGGCTCAGCGCGATTGTCGAGCCGATGACGCTGGATGGCAATTACGTCGCGAATTACCGCGACTGGGTCGAGGCCAAGCGCGCCGCGACCGCGCAGCTTTCGGGCGGGCAGATCGGCTATCTGCACCTGCGCGCGATGGGGCCGAACGATCTCGCCAGCTTCGCCCGGGATTATTTCCCGCTGCTCGAAAAGCCGGGGCTGATCATCGACGTGCGCGGCAACAGCGGCGGCAATATCGACAGCTTCATCGTCGCCATGCTGCTGCGCCGCGCCTGGGCCTTCTGGTCCGAGCCCGACGGCAGCGGCATCGCCACCACCAACATGCAGAACGCCTATCGCGGCCATGTCGCGGTGCTGATCGACGAGCGCACCTATTCCGATGGCGAGACCTTTGCTGCGGCGATCAAGGCGCTGGGCATCGCCCCGTTGGTGGGCACGCGCACGGCGGGGGCGGGGATCTGGCTGTCGGACCGCAACAGCCTCGCCGATCGCGGCATGGTGCGCGCGGCGGAAAATGCGCAATACGCCATCGACGGGCGCTGGATCGTCGAAGGGCGCGGCGTCTCGCCGGATCGCGAAGTGGAAAACCTGCCGCACGCGACCTTCGAAGGCAGCGATGCGCAGCTTGAAGCCGCTGTCGGCCTGCTGACCGAGACCATCGCGCGCGAGCCCGTGCCCGCGCTGGTGCCGCAGCCGCTCCCGCGGCTCGGCACGCCGGGGGGCGACGTTACGCGCCCGCGTTCCTGA
- a CDS encoding alpha/beta hydrolase, with protein sequence MATAAATDTFRETPPRPPNRIWTLTEGRAIFELGAFFMSRPLLSHLPKGDGHAVKVLPGFMASNSSTLPMRRLLARLGYDAHGWDSGRNIRVDNALIARLEAQLKRLNDDSGRKVSLVGWSLGGVLARELAKLHPDRVRLVITLGSPISDDRNHTSAARLFELLNGKEPEAMKGGRFRGLDQAPPVPTTSILTKTDGIVHWRGSVQKPGPTQTENIEVYASHCGLGVNPSVMVAIADRLAQPEGSWEPFVPPSATRWMFPRTALD encoded by the coding sequence ATGGCCACTGCCGCCGCCACCGACACCTTCCGCGAAACCCCGCCGCGCCCGCCGAACCGGATCTGGACCCTGACGGAAGGGCGCGCGATATTCGAGCTGGGGGCTTTCTTCATGAGCCGCCCGCTCCTGTCGCACCTGCCCAAGGGCGATGGGCACGCGGTCAAGGTGCTGCCGGGCTTCATGGCCAGCAACAGCTCCACGCTGCCGATGCGGCGGCTGCTGGCGCGGCTGGGCTATGACGCCCATGGCTGGGACAGCGGACGCAACATCCGGGTCGATAATGCGCTGATCGCCCGGCTTGAGGCGCAGCTCAAGCGCTTGAACGACGACAGCGGACGCAAGGTTTCGCTGGTTGGCTGGAGCCTTGGCGGGGTGCTGGCGCGCGAGCTCGCCAAGCTGCACCCCGACCGGGTGCGGCTGGTGATCACGCTGGGCAGCCCGATCTCGGACGACCGCAACCACACCAGCGCCGCGCGCCTGTTCGAACTGCTCAACGGCAAGGAGCCCGAAGCGATGAAGGGTGGGCGGTTCCGCGGGCTGGATCAGGCGCCCCCGGTGCCGACGACCTCGATCCTCACCAAGACTGACGGGATCGTCCACTGGCGCGGGTCGGTGCAGAAGCCGGGTCCGACGCAGACCGAGAATATCGAGGTCTATGCCAGCCATTGCGGGCTGGGGGTCAACCCCAGCGTGATGGTCGCGATTGCCGACCGGCTTGCGCAGCCCGAGGGCAGCTGGGAACCCTTCGTGCCGCCCTCCGCGACGCGGTGGATGTTCCCCAGGACCGCGCTCGACTAG
- a CDS encoding wax ester/triacylglycerol synthase family O-acyltransferase: MDASFVALETRNSPMHIGSILVYNPQTAPGSFVRFKDILQFIGERAQLSRTMRQRLVRVPFDLDYPYWVEDPDFDLEYHVRHIALPKPGDWRQLCIQAARIFARPLDLDRPPWEFTVVEGLDNVPGVTPGSFAMVTKVHHAAIDGMSGIDLMEALHTLRPGDPPPSAPDTWKPERIPNPIELLGKSYFNAVTNPLRQLEVAAKAAPGLAKAIKGLVVKDFTVSPDLIAPKSRFNRAISPHRVVEGRSFKLAEIKAIRALAEGAKVNDVFLAIIGGAMRKYLLAKNDLPKKTLTAMAPISVRATAEKGDMGNQVAAMIAPLGTHIEDPAERLAFVYSQTANSKAMSDAIGARNMTEMSKISPALFMALGAQLYTRLGLANRGAAPPFTTIVTNVPGPPVPIHFAGARLESMMGLLCLTDGLGLGHVVQSYCDEATIAFTADRELLPDPDVYVACIAESFAELLAAATEATPAPKPEPAKRRKRAPGKAKAA, encoded by the coding sequence ATGGATGCGTCCTTCGTCGCGCTGGAAACGCGCAATTCGCCGATGCATATCGGCTCGATCCTCGTCTACAATCCCCAGACCGCGCCTGGCAGCTTCGTGCGGTTCAAGGACATCCTGCAGTTCATCGGTGAACGTGCGCAGCTGAGCCGCACCATGCGCCAGCGGCTGGTGCGGGTGCCGTTCGATCTCGATTACCCCTACTGGGTCGAAGATCCGGACTTCGATCTCGAATATCACGTGCGCCATATCGCTCTGCCCAAGCCGGGCGACTGGCGGCAGCTGTGCATTCAAGCCGCGCGCATCTTCGCCCGCCCGCTGGATCTCGACCGCCCGCCGTGGGAGTTCACCGTGGTCGAGGGGCTGGACAATGTCCCCGGCGTGACCCCCGGCAGCTTTGCGATGGTGACCAAGGTCCACCATGCCGCGATCGACGGGATGAGCGGGATCGATCTGATGGAGGCGCTCCACACCCTGCGCCCCGGCGATCCGCCGCCCAGCGCCCCCGATACATGGAAGCCGGAGCGTATCCCGAACCCGATCGAACTGCTCGGCAAGAGCTATTTCAATGCGGTCACCAATCCGCTGAGGCAGCTGGAAGTCGCTGCCAAAGCTGCGCCGGGCTTGGCCAAGGCGATCAAGGGCCTTGTGGTCAAGGACTTCACTGTCAGCCCCGATCTCATCGCCCCAAAATCGCGCTTCAACCGCGCGATCAGCCCGCACCGCGTGGTCGAAGGGCGGAGCTTCAAGCTCGCCGAGATCAAGGCGATCCGCGCGCTGGCCGAAGGCGCGAAAGTCAACGACGTGTTTCTCGCGATCATCGGCGGGGCGATGCGCAAATATCTGCTCGCCAAGAACGACCTGCCGAAGAAGACGCTCACCGCGATGGCCCCGATCTCGGTCCGCGCCACCGCCGAGAAGGGCGACATGGGCAATCAGGTCGCAGCCATGATCGCGCCGCTCGGCACCCATATCGAAGACCCTGCCGAACGCCTCGCCTTCGTCTATTCGCAGACCGCCAATTCCAAGGCCATGTCCGACGCCATCGGCGCGCGCAACATGACCGAGATGAGCAAGATCTCCCCGGCACTGTTCATGGCCTTGGGCGCGCAGCTCTACACGCGGCTGGGCCTCGCCAATCGCGGGGCGGCCCCGCCGTTCACCACCATCGTCACCAATGTGCCCGGCCCGCCGGTGCCGATCCACTTTGCCGGCGCGCGGCTGGAGAGCATGATGGGGCTCTTGTGCCTGACCGACGGCCTCGGCCTCGGCCATGTCGTGCAGTCTTACTGCGACGAGGCGACCATCGCCTTCACCGCCGACCGCGAGTTGCTGCCCGATCCCGATGTCTATGTCGCCTGCATCGCCGAGAGTTTCGCCGAATTGCTGGCGGCGGCCACTGAGGCTACTCCCGCACCCAAGCCCGAACCTGCGAAGCGGCGCAAGCGCGCCCCCGGCAAGGCCAAGGCGGCATGA
- a CDS encoding DUF2891 domain-containing protein, with amino-acid sequence MALTEDTARRFAAIALGHVARPFPYKDDHVFTGPDDLRLPQAAHPVFFGSFDWHSCVHGWWTLLTLRRLYPDMPEAAEITALAETTFTPEKLAAELAYLDRPSARGFERPYGWGWLLYLHHEAARHGDKAWGERLEPLARAFAARLRDYLNILTYPITVGTHFNTAFALVLARRWAVKRDPELVTLIDDWATRAFAHRRDYAGWEPGGDEFLSPVLTAALLMSEVMPHFAFAPWFEGLVEANGWLERECRPVTVSDRSDGKIAHLDGLNLSRAWCLKDIARALGRSAPGDLLQRRAADHLAAALPHVAGDYMGEHWLASFALLALLPRAAT; translated from the coding sequence GTGGCGCTGACCGAAGACACCGCCCGCCGCTTTGCCGCAATCGCGCTCGGGCACGTCGCGCGGCCGTTTCCCTACAAGGACGACCATGTCTTCACCGGCCCCGACGATCTGCGCCTGCCCCAAGCCGCGCATCCGGTGTTCTTCGGCAGTTTCGACTGGCATTCCTGCGTTCATGGCTGGTGGACGCTGCTGACGCTGCGGCGGCTCTACCCCGACATGCCCGAAGCCGCCGAGATCACCGCGCTGGCGGAAACCACCTTCACGCCAGAGAAGCTTGCGGCGGAGCTCGCCTACCTCGACCGCCCCTCGGCACGCGGGTTCGAGCGGCCCTATGGCTGGGGCTGGCTGCTGTATCTCCACCACGAAGCCGCGCGGCACGGAGACAAGGCGTGGGGCGAAAGGCTCGAACCGCTCGCGCGCGCCTTCGCCGCGCGGCTACGCGATTATCTGAATATCCTCACCTATCCGATCACGGTCGGCACGCATTTCAACACCGCCTTCGCGCTGGTGCTGGCGCGGCGCTGGGCGGTGAAGCGTGATCCCGAACTCGTCACCCTGATCGACGACTGGGCCACTCGCGCCTTTGCCCACCGGCGCGACTATGCCGGGTGGGAGCCGGGGGGTGACGAATTCCTCTCCCCCGTCCTCACCGCCGCGCTGCTGATGAGCGAGGTTATGCCCCATTTCGCCTTCGCCCCGTGGTTCGAGGGACTGGTCGAGGCCAATGGCTGGCTGGAACGCGAATGCCGCCCCGTCACCGTCTCCGATCGCAGCGACGGCAAGATCGCCCATCTCGACGGGCTCAACCTCAGCCGCGCATGGTGCCTGAAGGACATCGCCCGCGCTCTGGGCCGCTCCGCGCCCGGCGACCTCCTGCAACGCCGCGCCGCAGACCACCTCGCTGCCGCGCTCCCCCATGTGGCGGGCGACTACATGGGCGAACACTGGCTGGCGAGCTTCGCGCTGCTGGCGCTTCTCCCCCGCGCCGCGACCTAA
- a CDS encoding DUF979 domain-containing protein, whose protein sequence is MITYEWLYVLAGAAFAVWAALSAKDGRWGNAAFWGLLAASFFFGSHLSDLANGVLVLAMVAIAGLGGLKRSDPPTTSPAQRQAYAAQLGNRLFLPALVVPLTAVVGTLLYNYTPFGETGLFEARRETLILFGVGVVAALAGAMVWLRPPLLAPAEEGRRLLDSIGWAAILPQMLAALGAVFALAGVGEIIGGVAQSIIPEGSVFLTVVVFALGMALFTMIMGNAFAAFPVMAAAIGIPLLIGQYGGNPAVIGAVGMLAGFCGTLLTPMAANFNIVPAALLELKDQNGVIRQQVGTAVPLLVCNIVIIYVGAFLLWR, encoded by the coding sequence GTGATCACCTATGAGTGGCTCTATGTGCTCGCCGGAGCGGCCTTCGCGGTCTGGGCGGCGCTGTCGGCGAAGGACGGGCGCTGGGGCAATGCGGCCTTCTGGGGACTGCTGGCTGCAAGCTTCTTCTTCGGCAGCCACCTCTCCGACCTTGCCAATGGCGTTCTGGTGCTGGCGATGGTCGCGATTGCGGGGCTGGGCGGCCTCAAGCGCAGCGATCCGCCCACGACTTCGCCCGCACAGCGACAGGCCTATGCCGCGCAGCTTGGCAACAGGCTGTTCCTGCCTGCGCTGGTGGTGCCGCTGACGGCGGTCGTGGGCACGCTGCTCTACAACTACACGCCCTTCGGCGAGACCGGGCTGTTCGAAGCGCGGCGCGAGACGCTGATCCTGTTCGGCGTCGGCGTTGTCGCGGCGCTCGCCGGAGCGATGGTGTGGCTGCGCCCGCCGCTGCTGGCCCCGGCCGAGGAAGGGCGGCGGCTGCTCGATTCGATCGGCTGGGCGGCGATCCTCCCGCAAATGCTGGCGGCGCTGGGCGCGGTGTTCGCGCTGGCAGGGGTGGGCGAGATCATCGGCGGCGTGGCCCAAAGCATTATCCCGGAAGGCAGCGTGTTCCTGACTGTTGTCGTTTTCGCCCTCGGCATGGCGCTGTTCACCATGATCATGGGCAATGCCTTCGCCGCCTTCCCGGTCATGGCCGCGGCGATCGGCATTCCGCTGCTGATCGGGCAATATGGCGGCAACCCGGCGGTGATCGGCGCGGTAGGAATGCTCGCGGGGTTTTGCGGCACCTTGCTCACGCCGATGGCGGCCAATTTCAACATCGTGCCCGCAGCGCTGCTGGAGCTGAAGGACCAGAACGGTGTGATCCGTCAGCAGGTCGGCACGGCGGTGCCACTGCTCGTGTGCAACATCGTCATCATCTATGTGGGAGCCTTCTTGCTGTGGCGCTGA
- a CDS encoding DUF969 domain-containing protein — protein sequence MNYWPLAGIAIVVLGFALRFNPLLVVVSAALATGVLAGLDLVAVIEALGAAFNDNRYISVTWIILPVIGLLERYGLQQRARAVIEGMRGATMGKLLVAYLAFRQLASALGMKDIGGHPQAVRPLVAPMAEAAAVKTHGDLPDEARDEVKAMAAATDNVGLFFGEDIFFAIASILLIQGVFEAAGYPLTPLELSVWAIPTAIFAFVIHSGRILAFDRRLGRAGQ from the coding sequence ATGAACTACTGGCCGCTGGCGGGAATCGCCATCGTCGTTCTGGGCTTCGCCCTGCGTTTCAACCCGCTGCTCGTGGTGGTCAGCGCCGCGCTGGCGACCGGCGTGCTGGCGGGGCTCGATCTGGTCGCGGTGATCGAGGCGCTGGGCGCGGCCTTCAACGACAACCGCTATATCTCGGTCACCTGGATCATCCTGCCGGTGATCGGACTGCTCGAACGCTATGGCCTGCAACAGCGCGCCCGCGCCGTGATCGAGGGGATGCGCGGGGCGACCATGGGCAAGCTGCTGGTCGCCTACCTCGCCTTCCGCCAGCTCGCATCGGCGCTGGGAATGAAGGACATTGGTGGGCATCCGCAAGCCGTCCGCCCGCTGGTCGCGCCGATGGCGGAGGCCGCGGCGGTCAAGACCCACGGCGACCTGCCCGACGAGGCGCGCGACGAGGTCAAGGCGATGGCCGCCGCGACTGACAATGTCGGGCTGTTCTTCGGCGAGGACATCTTCTTCGCTATCGCCTCGATCCTGCTGATTCAGGGCGTGTTCGAGGCGGCTGGCTATCCGCTCACCCCGCTGGAACTCTCGGTCTGGGCCATCCCGACCGCGATCTTCGCCTTCGTGATCCATTCCGGCCGGATCCTCGCCTTCGACCGGCGGCTGGGGAGGGCGGGCCAGTGA